A window of Roseobacter fucihabitans genomic DNA:
TGGTCGGGTTCGGGCGCATCAAGCCATCTCTCGCTCAAAAAACCACCGCATAGAGTCCCATAGGCAAGAAGCCGGACGGGCGACGTGGCGCATAATTCTGCGAGAGGCCCTGCCGCGCGGCGATCCACAAGGGAGAACGAGACCTGATTGGTGCGCAGTGCAATTCCATCCGCCAGCGCCAGAGCCAGGTGGGCGGCGTCAAAATTGGTGACACCTATCTCACGGATCAGCCCTTCCTCGCGCAGGGCGGTGAGTTCGTGCAGCGCATCAAGCCATGCCGGATGCTGAAAGCTCCACCAATGAAATTGCAACAAATCAACGCGCTCCACGCCCAGCCGGTCCAGCCTTTCCTGCACACCTTTGCGCACGATCTCCGCACTCATCGGTCCGGGGGGCGGGCACCATTTGGTGAAGGCAAGCGGCTTGGGGCTTCCCGTTCCGGTGCGACGCAGCAGCGCGCCCGTGATGATCTCCGCGGAACCGTAATGGTCCGCCATATCAAAGGTGTCAAACCCCGCATCAACGTAGCGCTGCAAAACATCGGCACCCGCCTCGGGATCCAGCTTTCCCTGCTTGCGCTCGATATCGGCGACCTGCCAAAGCCCTGTCAGCGCACGGGCGATGTTCAGGCCAGGGGCAATTTCATATCGTTCTGGTTGGGCCAATTTTGCGTCTCCATTCATGAACGGGGTGCCATTGATGCCAGGTCCGGATCGTTTTTCAAGACACCAAAGGATTGCTCGATGTCCCGCCTGAGCGCGACTTGTGCAGCGGCCAAATCATTCCGCTCCAGCGCATTTAGAAGGGCACCGTGGTATTTATGCTCTTCAATATGCGCCACATTTTTATGATAGATGATCAGATTGAGATAGGATCCATATTGCAGCCAAAGCGCCTCGACGATTGGCAACAACACGTCGGAGCCAGACATCCGATAGAGCGTGAAATGAAAATCATAGTTCTGCACAAGATCGGGCCCGTGCTGCGCGGGGTCCTCAGGTCGTTCAAGAATAGCCTTGAGTTTGGCAATGCCTGAGGCATCAATGGACGCCAGGGCTTGCTCCAGCAGAAGGCTTTCCAGAGCAAGCCGTGCTGATTTCAAATCCGACATCCTGCGCGGGTCAAAAGGGGGCACCAGCAACTTGCGGCTGCGCGTATCGATGAGCGCCCCTTCGGCGACGAGCCGACGCACGGCCTCACGCACCGGCGTCATGGAGGTGCCAAGCTGTTCTGCCAAGGAGCGCAGGGACAGCACGTCACCCGGCGCAAACGCCCCGCGCGTAAAAGCATCATGCAGCGCCTGATAGGCGCTATCGCGCATATTCGTCTGATCGATTGCTGCGATTTGCGCGGTTGTCATCTTTGCCTTTCCCGTTCTGTGCAGGGGAAGTGTTGCGCGTCATGAGGGTCATTGACAAGGGTGAGATATGATATCTACGATAAAATATCACAGGTAACAGCCGTTTTGGCGAGGAACATCAGCATGGTGCAAGAGGCGGGCTTCTGGCTATACGATCTGCGCGTCGAAACACGGCTCGAGGGACGGACGCCCGTCTGTCGCCATGTGGAGGGCGAATTCTTCCGCGTACAGGGCGAAAACCTCGTTTTCAGCGAGGGCCAGCAGGTTTCCATGTACGGGCTCGCCGCGATCCTGCCGCTGCTACCGGCCAAACAACGTGTCACATCCGAGCATGACTGGATGAGCACGGATGCTGAAATCGCCTGCCCCGATCCGCATTGCGGTGCCCGCTTCCACATCCGGCGCGAAGACAAACGCTGGTTTTCGCATGCCGAAACGACGGGCCTGCCGGACGCGCGCACAACCCCCTATTGGCAGAAGGAAACCCGCTGATGCAGCCCGTTGAAACCGTCGATCTGCGCCCGGACCACCGTATTTCGCGTGTAATAAAAGGCGGTTGGCAGCTTGCAGGCGATCATGGTGCCGTGAACAGACAGGCCGCCATTGCGGATATGGAGGCCTTTGTCGATGCCGGGATCACCACCTTTGATTGTGCCGACATCTATACCGGCGTCGAGGAGATGATTGGTGAATTCATCGCCGACCTGCGCCGCCGTCGCGGGGCGCAGGTGGCGGACCGGGTGCTGGTGCATACCAAACTGGTGCCGGACTTGACGCGCCTTGCCGATCTGCGCGCGCAGGAGGTGGAGGCGATCATCGACCGCTCCCTCAAACGCTTGCAGGTGGACCGGCTGGATCTGGTGCAATTCTTCTGGTGGGACCTGTCGCTGGGCGATGCTGTCAAAGGGCTCGACGTGCTGAAGGACTGCCAGAAAAAGGGCAAAATCGCCAATCTTGGCGTCACTAATTGGGACGTCGGACAAACCGCGCGTTTTCTGGAAGCGGGCTTTGATATCGCCGCGACGCAGGTGCAATATTCCATTCTGGACCGCCGCCCGAGCCATGGTCTGGCGGATTGGGCGCGCGCAAATGACATGCAAATCCTGTGTTACGGCACGCTGGCGGGCGGATTTCTGACCGAAAACTGGCTGGGGCGGGACGATCCCGGTTTTGCTTTTGAAAACCGCAGTCTGGTCAAATACCGGCTGATCATCGATGAATTCGGTCCCTGGGAGCGGTTCCAGGAGCTGCTTCGCTTGCTCAAATCCATCGGCGACAAACATGACGTATCGCTCAGCGCCGTCGCCACGCGTTGGGTGCTGGATCAACCGCAGGTCGCCGCCGGGATCGTCGGCGCACGATACGCAAGCCATCTGCCAAAGACGCTTGCGACATTTGCCTTCACGCTCGACGCCGATGATCACGCCGCCATCGCCGCGCTGCAAGCCCAGGCATCCGGCCCGAACGGCGCGGTCTTTGGCATGGAAGGCGATCGCACATCACGCCACGGGCGCATCATGAAATATAATCTCAACACCCGCCCGCAGGATCAGGTCTTGGGGCGCTGATGGGCGATGCGATCCTGTCCACGCTGGCATTGACCTGCGACTTCGGCCCGTTTCGCGCGGTGGATAACGTGTCGATCCGCGTTGCGCGAGGGTCGATCACCGGGCTGATCGGGCCAAACGGGGCCGGGAAATCCACCTTCTTCAATGCGATCACGGGTAACTTGAAACCGACCTCCGGCACGGTTGAGCTTGATGGGGCGGATATTACCGGGCAAGGGCCGGATCGTCTGTTCCTGGGCGGCATGGGGCGCGCCTTTCAGATCCCGCGCCCTTTCGGTCGCATGTCTGTGCTCGAAAACGTGATGCTGGCCCCAGTGGCCCAGATCGGCGAGCGTCTGTGGGGGCCGTTCCTGTCCCGCAAAGCGGTGCGCGCGCAGGAAGAAGCGATCCGCACCCGCGCGATGGAGATGCTGGAGTTCATGACGCTTGGACCTTTGGCGGATCACCCGGCGGGCAAAATTTCCGGCGGGCAGATGAAGCTCCTGGAACTGGCGCGCGTGTTGATGGGCGATCCCAAGGTGATCCTGCTTGATGAACCCGCCGCCGGGGTGAACCCGACCCTGACCGGCACGTTGATCGAAAAAATCGAAGCGCTGAATGCGACGGGCAAGACCTTCGTGATCATCGAACATGATATGGATTTCATCATGCGCCACTGCAACCCGATCATCGCGCTGGCCGAGGGGCGCGTGGTGTTCGAGGGCAGTGCCGAGGAGGCCCAGAACAGTGAGGTCCTGCGCAACGCCTATCTGGGGGCGCCGGTGGATGCCTGAGCTTGCTTTGGAAGTGACGGATCTGGTGGCGGGCTATGTGCCGGATCTACCGATCCTGCATGGCGTTTCGCTCAAGGTGCAGCGCAGCGCCGTGACAGTAATCATCGGGCCGAACGGTGCGGGAAAATCCACGTTGATCAAGGCGATTGCGGGGCTGGTGCCCGTGTCACAAGGCACCATCCGGCAAGCGGGTGAAGACATCACCCACATCCGCCCCGATCAGATGGCCACGCATCACATCGCCTATGTCCCTCAGAGCGATAATATCTTTCGCAACCTGACGATTGGTCAAAACCTCGATCTCGCCCTGCGCCGTGCCAAAGGCGAACAGGCCGCGCGACGGGCGGATCTGCTGGCGCAATTTCCGGCACTGGCGGGCAGGCTGGCGGAAAAGGCCGGGGCGCTCTCGGGTGGGCAGCGCCAGTTTCTGGCGGTCGCCATGGCGCTGGCGACGCGGCCGCAACTGATCCTTATGGATGAACCCTCAGCCGGTCTTGCCCCCAAAGCCGTGCAAGAGGTCCTCGCACAGGTCCGCCAATTGACGCAGACTGGCACCACGATCCTGCTGGTCGAGCAGAACGTGACGCAGGCGCTGGCGCTGGCCGATCACTGTTATATCCTCGCCGAAGGGCGCAACCAGATCGACGGAAAGGCCGCAGATCTGCTCGGCGATCCCGTCGTGGCCGACATCTATCTGGGTGGTAAACGGATGAGGGCGGGCGCATGATCCAGCATCTGCTCGACGGTATCCTCGTGGGCGCGATCCTGTCGCTGGGCGCGGCGGGGCTGACGATGGTCATGCACATGCTGCGCTTTGCCAATTTCAGCCATGCGGAACTTCTCTCCATCGGGGCCTATGCCGCTTTGGTGTTCGATCAACTGTTCAAGGGCCTCATGCCCGTGATGGCGACACATATCGGGCCGCTGTCCATGACCTGGGCGCTTGTTGCCGCGATGCTTGTCTCCATGGTCATCACGGGTCTGAGCGCGGTGCTCTTTGATCGGCTGATATTCCGCCGGGTGCGCGAAAACGGCGAAGAGCTCTCGATGGTCTTCGCCTCCTTCGGGCTGGCGCTGATCATCCGCAACGCCATCGGTCTGATCTTCGGGTTGCACACCAAACTCTACAGCCAGGACATCGTCTTTGCCACGGTGCTCAGCCGCGATCCCCTGATCCTTGTGAAACCCGATCAACTCGCCTCCCTCGCCATCACGCTCACCCTCATCGCGGTCCTCCATCTCATCCTGTCGCGCACCACCTTCGGCTATGCCCTGCGCGCGGTGGCCGAAAACCCCACGCTGGCGCAGGTCAACGGCATCAACCTGCGCCGTATGATCGTCGTGGTCTGGCTCCTGGGCGGCGGGCTGGCCGCGCTCGCCGGGGTTCTCTACGGCCTCAACAATCAAATCACGCCGGTCATTGGCCGCGATCTGGTGCTGCCGATCTTTGCGGCCACCATCGTGGGCGGCATCGGCTCCATCTATGGCGCATTGCTTGGCGGCTTCATCGTGGGGATTGCTGCCAACCTCGCCGTCATGGTCTTCTCAGCGGGGTACAGCCCCGCCGTCCCCTTCCTGATCATCCTCGCCGTGCTGCTGATCCGTCCTAACGGGTTGTTCGGGGAAGAACGCACATGATCGGCGTCATCTCCTATCTGGTGTTCTTCACCACCGTGGCCTCCATCCTCGCGATCGCGGTACTGGGGCTGAACCTGCAATGGGGCAATACGGGGCTGTTTAATGGCGGCGTCGTGGCCTTCTTTGGCGCCGGGGCCTACGGCACGCTCATCCTGGGCGGCACCGCGCAGGACGGCCAATTGGGCGGCTTTGCGCTCCCCTATCTTCTTGCCCTTCTGGGCGGCATGGCGGTAGCAGGGATCATGGCATGGATCGTGGGCGTGCTGACCCTGCGCCTGCGAC
This region includes:
- a CDS encoding GntR family transcriptional regulator, encoding MTTAQIAAIDQTNMRDSAYQALHDAFTRGAFAPGDVLSLRSLAEQLGTSMTPVREAVRRLVAEGALIDTRSRKLLVPPFDPRRMSDLKSARLALESLLLEQALASIDASGIAKLKAILERPEDPAQHGPDLVQNYDFHFTLYRMSGSDVLLPIVEALWLQYGSYLNLIIYHKNVAHIEEHKYHGALLNALERNDLAAAQVALRRDIEQSFGVLKNDPDLASMAPRS
- a CDS encoding TIGR04076 family protein, which produces MVQEAGFWLYDLRVETRLEGRTPVCRHVEGEFFRVQGENLVFSEGQQVSMYGLAAILPLLPAKQRVTSEHDWMSTDAEIACPDPHCGARFHIRREDKRWFSHAETTGLPDARTTPYWQKETR
- a CDS encoding aldo/keto reductase; this encodes MQPVETVDLRPDHRISRVIKGGWQLAGDHGAVNRQAAIADMEAFVDAGITTFDCADIYTGVEEMIGEFIADLRRRRGAQVADRVLVHTKLVPDLTRLADLRAQEVEAIIDRSLKRLQVDRLDLVQFFWWDLSLGDAVKGLDVLKDCQKKGKIANLGVTNWDVGQTARFLEAGFDIAATQVQYSILDRRPSHGLADWARANDMQILCYGTLAGGFLTENWLGRDDPGFAFENRSLVKYRLIIDEFGPWERFQELLRLLKSIGDKHDVSLSAVATRWVLDQPQVAAGIVGARYASHLPKTLATFAFTLDADDHAAIAALQAQASGPNGAVFGMEGDRTSRHGRIMKYNLNTRPQDQVLGR
- a CDS encoding ABC transporter ATP-binding protein, giving the protein MGDAILSTLALTCDFGPFRAVDNVSIRVARGSITGLIGPNGAGKSTFFNAITGNLKPTSGTVELDGADITGQGPDRLFLGGMGRAFQIPRPFGRMSVLENVMLAPVAQIGERLWGPFLSRKAVRAQEEAIRTRAMEMLEFMTLGPLADHPAGKISGGQMKLLELARVLMGDPKVILLDEPAAGVNPTLTGTLIEKIEALNATGKTFVIIEHDMDFIMRHCNPIIALAEGRVVFEGSAEEAQNSEVLRNAYLGAPVDA
- a CDS encoding ABC transporter ATP-binding protein, giving the protein MPELALEVTDLVAGYVPDLPILHGVSLKVQRSAVTVIIGPNGAGKSTLIKAIAGLVPVSQGTIRQAGEDITHIRPDQMATHHIAYVPQSDNIFRNLTIGQNLDLALRRAKGEQAARRADLLAQFPALAGRLAEKAGALSGGQRQFLAVAMALATRPQLILMDEPSAGLAPKAVQEVLAQVRQLTQTGTTILLVEQNVTQALALADHCYILAEGRNQIDGKAADLLGDPVVADIYLGGKRMRAGA
- a CDS encoding branched-chain amino acid ABC transporter permease produces the protein MIQHLLDGILVGAILSLGAAGLTMVMHMLRFANFSHAELLSIGAYAALVFDQLFKGLMPVMATHIGPLSMTWALVAAMLVSMVITGLSAVLFDRLIFRRVRENGEELSMVFASFGLALIIRNAIGLIFGLHTKLYSQDIVFATVLSRDPLILVKPDQLASLAITLTLIAVLHLILSRTTFGYALRAVAENPTLAQVNGINLRRMIVVVWLLGGGLAALAGVLYGLNNQITPVIGRDLVLPIFAATIVGGIGSIYGALLGGFIVGIAANLAVMVFSAGYSPAVPFLIILAVLLIRPNGLFGEERT